TCTCCAACATCAAATACCCCGACCGGCATCCGGTCGAGGGTGGTCCCACCTAGAGGTGGTGACGTCGGGTGGACCTAGAACGAGCAGGCTAGCAAAGGACCAAACCGGTGCGCGGCACTGGGAGGGACGGGTATGTGGCGGACTGCGGGACGACCTTTACGCCGGGGCGGATCAGCCGCGAGAATTCCGGGGCTGCCTACCCCGCACGGACGAGGCGTACGGGATCCTCGACGCTTCCGAGGGTGAAGCGCCCCCCGCGAAAGGCGCCCCGTCCGCGCGGATCAGCAGGGAATCGAGGTTAGGAGTCTGCTGAGGCGACCTCGACGTCCTCCATGACGTCGGGCTGAGCATCGTCCGGCCCATCCGTCGAACCTTCTCTCGTCACTCCCCCGACGGCGTGTTCCCCCTCGCCGCGCGGGCTGTCGAGAAACCAGACCCGGTCACCGACGACCTCGGTGACGCGCCGCCGAGAACCGTCTTGGGCCTCGTAGGCGCGAGTCTGCAAACGACCCTCCACCGCCACGAGTCGGCCTCGGGCGCAGTACTGTCCCACCTGCTCCGCCAGTTTCCGCCAGGCGATGCAGTGAATAAAGTCAGCGTCCCGATCCCCCGCTGAGTTTCTGAAATCTCGGTCGACGGCAATGGTAAACTGCGCCATCGGGTGCCCATTGGTCACATACCGCAGTTCCGGATCGCGTGTCAGCCGTCCGATCAGGTGGATGCGGTTCAACATCGTGCCACCTCCTTCATGGGTTGCGTTCCACACCCGTGCTCGTTCGTGCCCTGCGCACTGGGGCTCCACGAAGGGCCGCCCCGCTCCCACCCGCCGCCGCCACTGGCCCGCGACAGGTTCGTCGTCAATCAGTGGGCCCAGCATACCAGTGAGATGTTAAGATGTCAAGATATCAAAATATCTATTACAAATGTTCCCGTCACCTGCGCTCCTTCAGCACCGATCCGAGGAGATCTCCGCACCAGGGGCGGGACGTCGGCCCACCGGGTCCGGGAATTGGAAGGCGGGAGCCCCCGTTTCGGCAGGCGCTGGGACATCTACGGCAACCGTGGGGGAGTCGAGCCGATCGGCCGCGACCTACTCGCTTCCATCCTGGGCCTGGCTTCTGCTGTGTCATGGGGGGCCGGCGATTTCGTGGGAGGGCTGACCGCCCGGCGGACACATGTGCTGGGAGTCGTGGTCATCTCGCAAGCGGCTGGCGTGCTCTTTCTGGTCTCCCTGGCCCTCATCCGTACCGAACCGCTCCCGACCATCGCCGACCTGATCTGGGCGAGCGCGGCCGGACTATCGGGCGGGGTGGGGCTGACCGCCCTATATCGGGCTCTGGCGGTTGGCCAGATGGGGGTCGCGGCCCCGATCACGGCAGTCGTTGCCGCCGCCCTCCCGGTGCTCTATGGGGTCCTGTCCGCAGGAATCCCCGGGACCCCCAGGCTCGTGGGATTCGCCATGGCGATCGCGGGAATTTGGCGTATTTCCCAGGGGGGCGGGCGGGTAGACCGGTTCGATGGGATCGGCGCTGCGGTGCTGGCCGGCGTTGGCTTCGGCGCGTTCTTGATCTTGATCCATCAGGTCGGCGCGCCCGCCGTGTTCTGGCCGCTGGCCGCGGCTAAGGCCACCTCGGTGGCCCTCATGTCCGCCACCGCCCTGCTCGGCCGCCGCCGGTGGGTCCCGACGATGTCGTTGATCCCCGTGTTGGCCCTGGCCGGGGGATTGGATGTCGGCGGCAACGTTTTCTTCTTGCTGGCCTCTCAGGTCGGCCGCCTCGACGTGTCTGCCGTCCTCTCTTCGCTCTACCCGGCCACCACGGTCCTCCTGGCGCGCGGGATGCTCAAGGAGCACATCACCCGGGCACAGGCGATTGGGATGGCGGCCGTGCTGATCGCCATCCCGCTGATCGCAGCCTGAGCACTGGCGCCGCCCGACGCCGCGCGATACGCTACAACAAGCGGGGCCCGCGGGCCGCCGCCCGAAGGTCCGTGAGAGGAGGAGATCCGTGGGGGCCAGCGAGGGATTGCCATCGTCAGGATGTGGGGAGAGGTCCTCATCTCGACTCTCCTTCCGATCGGAGACGAACTCGCGATGGGAGTGGTCCCCGGAGGAGATCAGGCACGTCGGCCACCGGGTGGTGGATCTCATCGCCGAACACTTGAGCACCCTGGCAGAGCGGCCGGTGTTCCGGCCGCTTCCCGAGGATCTCGCCAGGGAGTATGTCGAGGACGCCGCTCCGCTGGAGGGCGCAGAGCCCTTGGCGATCCTCGACGAGTTTGCCGCCCGGATCGAGCCGTATCCCTTCGGCAACGGCCACCCGCGCTTCTACGGCTGGGTCAACTCACCCCCGGCCGTCATGGGGATCTTCGCCGAAGCCCTGGCGGCGGCGATGAATCCCAGTTGCGCCGGTGGAAATCACGCGGCCATCTACGTGGAGCGGCTCGTGCTGAATTGGTTCAAGTCGATGCTGGGTTTCCCGCGGGAGAGCATGGGCCTGCTGGTCAGCGGAGGCTCGATGGCCACACTCACCGCCTTGGCGGTCGCCCGCCACGCCAAGGCGGGTGCGAACGTCCGGGCGCGGGGCGTCCAGGGCCGAACCTCCCCGCTCACCGTCTACGCGGGCGACGAGGGGCACAGCTGCGTGCGCAAGGCCGTCGAACTATTGGGGATCGGAAGCGACTACCTGCGCATCATTCCGTCGGATGCCCACTTCCGCATGCGGGTCCCGGACCTGGAAGCCGCGATCGAGCGCGATCTGCGCGACCACGCCCAACCCATCGCCGTGGTCGCCAGCGCCGGCACCGTCAACAGCGGGGCGATCGACCCTCTTGACGACCTCGCCGGGGTATGCCGGCGGTACGGCCTGTGGCTTCACGTGGACGGGGCGTACGGCGCGCCGGCCATCCTCACCGGGCGGTACCGCGAGGCGCTGGCGCCGATCGCGCTGGCGGACAGTATCGCCGTGGACCCCCACAAATGGATGTACGTGCCGGTGGAGGCCGGCCTGGTGCTCGTGCGGGACGCGGCCGTGATGCGCGACGCGTTCAGCCTGATCCCTCCCTACCTTAGAACCGACGGCAGTCCCGCCGGCGTGGGAGGCCCCCCGTGGTTCAGCGAGTTCGGTTTCCAGCAGACCCGAGGGTTCCGGGCCCTCAAGGTTTGGATGGCCCTCAAACACCACGGGCTCAGGGGCTATGCCGAGGCGATCGAGCGGGACATCGCCCTCGCCGAGCATCTCGCCGCCAGGGTGGAGGCGACCCCCACCTTGGAACTGTCAGCTCCTCCAGGCCTCAGCATCGTCTGTTTCCGGTACGCTCCGTCCCCCCTGCGTGGGGACGATCCCCGACTCGACGCCGTCAACAGAGCGGTGTTGGAGGAGATCCAGTTGGGCGGCCAGGCTTTTCTCTCCAGCACCACGCTGGGCGGCCGGTTCGTGCTTCGGGCCTGCATCGTGAATCCCCGGGCCTCGCCCGAGGACCTCGATGCCCTGGTGGACCTCGTCCAGGCGGCGGGGGCCCGGGCGGCGCGCACGCTGTAACCGGTGTGCGTCAGGCGGTGACGCGGGTCTTCTTTACCGACGCCCGCCCGCGCCGCTGCCTTCGTGCCGGGCGCCGGCGGCCACTCGGTCCTTGGGGGTCCCCGACGGACGGTTCAGGTTGGACTGCGTCTCCCGCGTGGTGGGGAGCGGCCCGTCGACGGTCCAGTAACGGGTCCCCGCCACGAGGAGCTGTTCCGCCGGGAAGCGGGTGATCACTTCGCATCCGTCTTTGGTCACGACCAGCTGTTCCTCGATCCGCGCCGCGGACCAACCATCTGAGGCGGGCCAGAACGTTTCCAGCGCGAAGACCATCCCCTCCTCTATCACCTCGGGGTGATCCAGTGAGACCAACCGGCTGAAGATTGGCTTTTCCCAGATGGAGAGCCCGACCCCGTGCCCGTACTGGAGCGCGAACGCCGCCTCTTCGTTGGCGAACCCGAACTCCTTCGCCTTGGGCCAAACCCTGACCACGTCGGCCGTGGTGACCCCCGGCCGAATCAGACTCAACGCGCTGTCCAGATAGTCCCGGCACCGTTTGTAGGCGTCCACCATCGCGGGGGAGGCGCTGCCGACACAAAAGGTCCGGTAGTAGCAGGTGCGATAGCCATTGTAACTGTGCAGGATGTCGAAGTACGCCGGATCCCCGACGTGCTCCGAGCCCAGATCGTAGAGCACCTTACTCACCAAGCCAACGCACTCGTTCTCGCGCATTCCGGGGCGGAGGGCGCGAAAGAGCTCCTCGTATGCCGCGTCCACCATCATCACCGCGGTGGTGGTCAGGGTGATCTCATCCTGGGTCTTGATCTTCCGGGCTTCCTGCATCAGCGCCTCGGCCATCAACCACATGTTCTGCGCAGCCAACCCTCCGGCCAGCATGTGCGTCGCCTCGCCGTGGATGTGCGGCCCGCCCTTGGACGGGTCGGCGATGAGCGCGATCGCGGCCGGCACCCCACTCCACTCGGGATGCTCGCCGCGGCTCTGCTTGTACTCGGGGAACCAATGACCGGAGATCCGAACCGATTCCTCCGCGAGATCCTGCAGGCGGGCGAGGTGTGCGCGGTCGCGCAGGGTCACGTAGCGAATCGGCTGGAAGTTGCCCGCGGAGGGCGCCCAGCGTGCCGCCCGCAACACCTCGAAGAGATATTCCGCGGGAATGGGGCGCTCGACGAACTGGGTGTTCCGGCACAGCCCGGTCATCGTGGTCCGCAGGGCGGGGAGCGGAAACGCCGCGTCACGCTCAACCAGAAGCTCGGGCGGCGCCGGAGCGCCGTACCGCTCGGATGAGACCAGATCGCGAAGCGGCAAGCGGGTGAGGGAAATTTCCAGGATTTTCGGGTTGATGCGCTTGAGATCGGGAGAGCCCACCCCCATCACCCCGATCGTGTCCCACTCGAATGGAATGTCCAGGAGCTGCTTTCAGCTTCTCGTGGGAGAAGTGCGTGTACATCACGAGTGCCATCCCGTGACATCGAGCCGCCAGCGCCAGGTGTTCGGTCGCCGCGGCCATCGCGATCTGGTGGTTCCAGGTGTTGTGGATGTGGCGGGGTCCTAGGACCGAATCCGCACAGACGGCAATACAAAAAGGGGTCGAGGCCCACGTCTGCACATACCCCCGCAGCCCCGACGGCTTGAACAGCCCCTCCCAGTGATTGGAGATGTCCTTCGACTCGCGGGTCAGCCGCTGGAGTTTCCGCTTGAGCGCGGGGTCATCCAACACGATGAATCGCACGGGGTAGCGGTCGCCCGCGGCCGGCGCGCAGCGTGCCGCGTCGAGGATCGAGGCACGCGTGTCAGCGCCGACGGGGCGCCGGTGAAAGGCGCGCAGGGTCCGGCGCGTGAGCAGACCCCTGCGCACATCCGGAGAAGGGCTCAGGTCAAGGGGCGGGACCGCAACGGCCATCCCAGTGCATTTGTGTGCCTCACCGAGAACCCCTTCCGCCGCCCGCCCCCCACGGCGGACGCCGGAGCGGGGAGCGGGCTGCCGGCTCAGCGCGGCGCGGCATTACGGAGCGGGTGCGGTCAGGGCGTCGGCGACCGGCGCGACGGCCGGCACCAGGGCATCGTGCAGGACCCGCTGGGTGAGGAGGGAACGGGTGGTGCCGAGCGCGGACGCCGCCTGCCGGGTCTCGGCCACGCGGCGTCCTTGTGCCGCATCAAACACCTGGATCACAAGGTTGACCTCGGCGTTCGGCGGGCCCTCCCCGTCGGGGGGGATCGCCATGCCGCCGCCGCCGGCATCGACGGACAGCAGCGGGATCCACCCCAAAAT
The sequence above is drawn from the bacterium genome and encodes:
- a CDS encoding DMT family transporter, which codes for MGGLTARRTHVLGVVVISQAAGVLFLVSLALIRTEPLPTIADLIWASAAGLSGGVGLTALYRALAVGQMGVAAPITAVVAAALPVLYGVLSAGIPGTPRLVGFAMAIAGIWRISQGGGRVDRFDGIGAAVLAGVGFGAFLILIHQVGAPAVFWPLAAAKATSVALMSATALLGRRRWVPTMSLIPVLALAGGLDVGGNVFFLLASQVGRLDVSAVLSSLYPATTVLLARGMLKEHITRAQAIGMAAVLIAIPLIAA
- a CDS encoding M24 family metallopeptidase; translated protein: MGSPDLKRINPKILEISLTRLPLRDLVSSERYGAPAPPELLVERDAAFPLPALRTTMTGLCRNTQFVERPIPAEYLFEVLRAARWAPSAGNFQPIRYVTLRDRAHLARLQDLAEESVRISGHWFPEYKQSRGEHPEWSGVPAAIALIADPSKGGPHIHGEATHMLAGGLAAQNMWLMAEALMQEARKIKTQDEITLTTTAVMMVDAAYEELFRALRPGMRENECVGLVSKVLYDLGSEHVGDPAYFDILHSYNGYRTCYYRTFCVGSASPAMVDAYKRCRDYLDSALSLIRPGVTTADVVRVWPKAKEFGFANEEAAFALQYGHGVGLSIWEKPIFSRLVSLDHPEVIEEGMVFALETFWPASDGWSAARIEEQLVVTKDGCEVITRFPAEQLLVAGTRYWTVDGPLPTTRETQSNLNRPSGTPKDRVAAGARHEGSGAGGRR
- a CDS encoding pyridoxal-dependent decarboxylase, whose amino-acid sequence is MDLIAEHLSTLAERPVFRPLPEDLAREYVEDAAPLEGAEPLAILDEFAARIEPYPFGNGHPRFYGWVNSPPAVMGIFAEALAAAMNPSCAGGNHAAIYVERLVLNWFKSMLGFPRESMGLLVSGGSMATLTALAVARHAKAGANVRARGVQGRTSPLTVYAGDEGHSCVRKAVELLGIGSDYLRIIPSDAHFRMRVPDLEAAIERDLRDHAQPIAVVASAGTVNSGAIDPLDDLAGVCRRYGLWLHVDGAYGAPAILTGRYREALAPIALADSIAVDPHKWMYVPVEAGLVLVRDAAVMRDAFSLIPPYLRTDGSPAGVGGPPWFSEFGFQQTRGFRALKVWMALKHHGLRGYAEAIERDIALAEHLAARVEATPTLELSAPPGLSIVCFRYAPSPLRGDDPRLDAVNRAVLEEIQLGGQAFLSSTTLGGRFVLRACIVNPRASPEDLDALVDLVQAAGARAARTL
- the ssb gene encoding single-stranded DNA-binding protein, whose product is MLNRIHLIGRLTRDPELRYVTNGHPMAQFTIAVDRDFRNSAGDRDADFIHCIAWRKLAEQVGQYCARGRLVAVEGRLQTRAYEAQDGSRRRVTEVVGDRVWFLDSPRGEGEHAVGGVTREGSTDGPDDAQPDVMEDVEVASADS